From Desulforhopalus sp., one genomic window encodes:
- a CDS encoding GNAT family N-acetyltransferase has translation MQLPDESIVEKATVEDAEEILALQKTAYVSEAELIDDFTIPPLHQTIDDIISEFNHQVILKFKLEKRIIGSVRCYLEKGTCYIGKLIVHPDYQNLGIGTKLLRAAECQFQHAERYELFTGEMSKRNLHIYEKNGYRVFYSKIISQKLTLLFLEKINKKA, from the coding sequence ATGCAACTTCCAGACGAAAGTATCGTTGAGAAAGCCACCGTCGAAGATGCTGAAGAAATACTTGCCCTGCAAAAAACTGCGTATGTAAGTGAAGCTGAATTAATCGATGATTTTACAATACCGCCCTTGCATCAGACCATCGATGATATCATTTCTGAGTTTAATCATCAGGTAATTTTGAAGTTTAAACTCGAAAAGAGAATTATTGGTTCAGTTCGATGCTATCTGGAAAAAGGAACGTGTTATATAGGCAAATTGATTGTACATCCTGACTATCAAAATCTTGGCATAGGCACAAAACTTTTACGTGCAGCAGAATGTCAATTTCAGCACGCAGAGCGATATGAATTATTCACAGGCGAAATGAGCAAGAGAAACCTGCATATATATGAGAAGAATGGTTACCGGGTTTTTTATAGTAAAATAATTTCGCAAAAACTGACTTTACTGTTTCTGGAAAAGATAAACAAGAAAGCATAA
- a CDS encoding nucleoside hydrolase has product MEKIWQQKLVWVDTDITIGHKSGLFSYCDVDDGYALTALLRSEQVEVIGVSSTLGNTDEIRVSTGIARDFLGKYGPNSVSVYQGAAARLPKDLAQTPTNEAVEKLADLLKNNRLTILAIGAATNIATLLLKYPEAAAGIDEIVLVAGRRNLDEHFISGHHQPKPFRDLNFEFDPQAFEVLLQSKLTLALVPYEACRQMWIRLGDLSRIGKANKVGHFLAEHSLGWITEWEVVFGAKGFNPFDLVAAGYVIRPELFSARSWQATIQYGPDDTAPGKTKPYLVCNDSITCGRTVNYCVGIAESCPAFLLERICTHDMAAFVVGQSHINVVVPDIQEASEFYGRVLGFQQAFDQDGNKMDYAGVVMEPFALDAGILKGGVNVDVRFLKHPQAEIYLELMAYHAPKGNQSLPPQPKTYDVGGVRHIALEVANCREVFDYLRGQEGVTMINTDAAYRPVKLDGFPITFFYWIDKYGIQWEMEEGRRIGMSRGIV; this is encoded by the coding sequence ATGGAAAAGATTTGGCAGCAGAAATTGGTGTGGGTGGACACTGATATCACCATCGGTCATAAATCGGGCCTGTTCAGCTACTGCGATGTCGATGACGGATATGCCCTTACCGCCTTGCTTCGCTCCGAGCAGGTGGAGGTGATCGGTGTCAGCTCCACCTTGGGCAACACCGACGAAATCCGCGTTTCCACCGGGATCGCCCGCGATTTTCTTGGCAAGTATGGACCGAACAGCGTATCCGTCTATCAGGGGGCGGCCGCCCGGCTTCCCAAGGATCTTGCCCAAACGCCGACCAACGAGGCGGTCGAGAAGTTGGCGGATTTGCTAAAAAACAACCGCTTGACCATCCTTGCTATCGGAGCGGCCACCAATATCGCCACCCTGCTCCTCAAATACCCAGAAGCCGCCGCAGGTATCGACGAAATCGTCCTCGTCGCCGGCCGCAGAAATCTGGACGAACATTTCATCTCCGGCCACCATCAACCCAAGCCTTTCCGCGACCTGAACTTCGAGTTCGACCCGCAGGCCTTCGAGGTGCTGCTGCAATCGAAACTCACGTTGGCCCTCGTTCCCTACGAAGCCTGCCGTCAGATGTGGATCCGCTTGGGGGATCTGTCGCGCATCGGCAAGGCAAACAAGGTGGGGCATTTCCTGGCCGAACATTCTCTTGGCTGGATCACCGAATGGGAGGTGGTCTTCGGCGCCAAGGGTTTCAACCCCTTCGATCTGGTTGCCGCCGGCTACGTCATCCGTCCCGAACTTTTTTCTGCCCGTTCCTGGCAGGCGACCATCCAATATGGTCCGGACGATACCGCACCGGGCAAGACCAAACCCTATCTCGTCTGCAACGATTCCATCACCTGCGGACGGACGGTCAACTACTGTGTGGGCATCGCCGAAAGCTGCCCGGCGTTCCTGCTTGAGCGGATCTGCACCCACGATATGGCTGCCTTCGTAGTCGGTCAATCCCACATCAACGTAGTTGTTCCCGACATCCAGGAGGCCAGCGAATTCTACGGGCGGGTTCTCGGTTTTCAGCAGGCCTTCGACCAAGACGGCAACAAGATGGATTATGCCGGTGTCGTAATGGAACCTTTTGCCCTGGATGCTGGAATTTTAAAAGGAGGCGTCAATGTCGACGTCCGCTTCCTCAAACATCCCCAGGCCGAGATCTATCTTGAGCTGATGGCCTACCACGCCCCAAAGGGCAACCAGAGTCTGCCGCCGCAACCGAAGACCTACGACGTTGGGGGCGTGCGGCATATCGCCCTGGAAGTCGCCAACTGCCGAGAGGTCTTCGACTACCTCCGTGGTCAGGAAGGTGTCACCATGATCAATACCGATGCCGCCTACCGACCGGTCAAACTTGACGGTTTTCCCATCACCTTTTTCTATTGGATCGATAAATACGGAATCCAATGGGAAATGGAAGAAGGCCGGCGGATCGGCATGTCACGGGGTATCGTTTAG
- a CDS encoding FIST C-terminal domain-containing protein, with translation MFSFNIQYSSADDLFQAKQKLGEYVPQHLLIQVFSGNPAEDYVAELLGQLTKIFPGVPILGATTAGEIMDGASLEKTTVINFSRFDKTTVQTAFIDQNDDMHDAGRRLGLALARKDCRLAIVFGCGIKDGGAVNGEPLLAGFQEACPTLVISGGQAGDNGLAKQTFVFTEHGHTGKGAAAAVLSGDSLRVGTDYNLSWVPLGKKMTITAATGTCIHTIDNRPAKDLYSHYLGEHIAGRLPQSAAEFPLVVRRHGVLLARHANRVLPDGSLEFMAPFYTGETVQFSFCHSGLVAESARATFSRFASSPCDVVFIYSCLSRKWVLGEDSKLELQPLAGLAPTAGFFCYGEYFRNEDDNMFLSQTMTVLTLAEDGVGRADTEPVQSLEVQDYRSKQVQDLQALHRLVETSAEEREAVIKELQEALNEIKTLRGFIPICANCKNIRDDKGYWQKIEKYIQDNTEAQFSHGVCPDCMEKLYPEIMEKIRRDKAAAGDKTPAV, from the coding sequence ATGTTTAGTTTTAATATCCAATACAGTTCCGCCGATGATCTTTTTCAGGCCAAACAAAAACTCGGTGAGTATGTCCCGCAACATCTTCTCATTCAGGTCTTCTCCGGCAATCCGGCGGAGGACTACGTCGCAGAGCTGCTTGGTCAGTTGACCAAGATTTTCCCAGGCGTCCCGATACTGGGCGCCACTACTGCCGGCGAGATCATGGACGGTGCCTCCCTTGAGAAGACAACGGTCATCAATTTCTCCCGGTTCGACAAGACTACGGTGCAAACTGCCTTCATCGATCAGAATGACGACATGCACGATGCTGGTCGTCGCCTAGGGCTTGCCCTCGCCCGGAAGGATTGCCGATTAGCCATTGTCTTTGGTTGCGGAATCAAGGACGGCGGGGCAGTCAACGGCGAACCGCTGCTTGCCGGCTTTCAGGAGGCGTGCCCGACCTTGGTCATCAGCGGTGGTCAAGCGGGGGATAACGGACTGGCCAAACAGACCTTTGTCTTCACCGAACACGGCCATACCGGCAAAGGAGCCGCCGCCGCCGTCCTGTCCGGTGACTCCCTGAGGGTCGGTACCGACTACAATCTCAGCTGGGTACCACTCGGCAAAAAAATGACCATCACTGCCGCCACCGGAACCTGCATCCACACCATCGACAATCGACCGGCCAAGGACTTGTATTCCCATTATCTTGGAGAGCATATCGCCGGGCGCCTGCCCCAATCCGCAGCCGAATTTCCTCTGGTGGTGCGACGCCATGGCGTGCTTCTGGCGCGACATGCCAATCGGGTTTTGCCGGACGGCTCCCTGGAGTTCATGGCACCCTTCTACACCGGCGAAACGGTACAATTCTCCTTCTGCCATTCAGGTCTGGTTGCGGAATCGGCCAGGGCGACCTTCAGCCGGTTCGCCTCCAGTCCCTGCGATGTGGTTTTTATCTATTCCTGTCTCAGTCGCAAATGGGTGCTGGGTGAAGACAGCAAGCTGGAGCTGCAGCCCTTGGCCGGTCTCGCGCCCACCGCCGGGTTTTTCTGCTACGGTGAGTATTTTCGCAACGAAGACGACAATATGTTCCTGAGCCAGACCATGACCGTTCTGACTTTAGCCGAAGACGGCGTCGGTCGCGCCGACACCGAACCGGTGCAGTCCCTGGAAGTGCAGGATTACCGAAGCAAACAGGTCCAGGACCTGCAGGCGCTGCACCGTCTCGTCGAAACCTCGGCGGAGGAAAGGGAGGCAGTCATCAAGGAATTGCAGGAGGCCTTGAACGAAATCAAGACCCTGCGCGGATTTATTCCGATCTGTGCCAACTGCAAGAACATTCGCGACGACAAGGGCTATTGGCAGAAGATCGAGAAGTATATCCAGGACAATACCGAGGCGCAATTCAGCCATGGCGTCTGCCCGGATTGCATGGAGAAGCTCTATCCTGAAATCATGGAAAAGATCCGTCGTGACAAGGCGGCCGCGGGGGACAAGACCCCGGCGGTTTAA
- a CDS encoding adenosine deaminase, producing the protein MKISIQICLVLCCALLLGSAEAREKSDNSLRDNLTATRNHYTHLISGNTPNIAELTLFTNMLPKGGDVHHHYSGAIYAETYLDWVEAQNFCIYTSTDASLKIERFRIESKPQELSDAARQACASADAVRNDNAFYRELLQRWSDKDYGNHFHQQPAPDQQFFDTFGYFGTVSGYDVNKGLQSLKVRAKDENISYLETMLKGGPSVENREVAALIGPLTANTPEQQMHEALDRAFAILAGDAETLAKIDGYVKSLEAAASGLDDEDFKLRFQTYVSRNNPPAQVFGSLFTSFAAAGRTPLVVGVNILGPENRHVAMRDYSLHMKMFEFFKRHYPGVKLSLHAGELVLGMIPPEGLRHHIREAVLVAGADRIGHGIDIAHETDAPQLLNIMKQKKVAVEVNLTSNEFILGIKNEAHPVGLYARHGVPFVISTDDPGVSRNNLSGEYLLYTSRYKPSYDNLKEVVYNSIHFSFLSKNEKAEEIVKLDKRFARFEARIASLPPQAR; encoded by the coding sequence ATGAAAATATCAATACAGATCTGCCTGGTGCTCTGTTGCGCACTGTTGCTTGGCAGTGCCGAGGCAAGAGAAAAAAGCGACAATAGCCTGCGGGACAATCTCACCGCTACACGCAATCATTACACCCACCTCATTTCCGGCAATACACCGAATATCGCTGAGCTGACCCTCTTTACCAATATGTTACCGAAGGGTGGCGACGTGCACCATCATTACTCAGGCGCCATCTATGCCGAAACCTATCTGGATTGGGTGGAGGCCCAGAATTTCTGTATATACACATCAACCGACGCCTCTTTAAAGATCGAGCGGTTTCGGATTGAATCAAAACCGCAGGAACTAAGCGATGCCGCCCGTCAGGCCTGCGCCAGTGCCGATGCCGTTCGCAATGACAATGCCTTCTACCGGGAACTTCTGCAACGCTGGTCGGACAAGGATTATGGCAATCACTTTCACCAGCAACCTGCCCCGGATCAGCAGTTTTTCGATACCTTCGGCTATTTCGGCACGGTGTCCGGCTATGATGTCAATAAAGGCCTGCAATCGTTAAAGGTACGGGCCAAAGATGAGAACATCAGCTATCTGGAAACCATGCTGAAGGGCGGGCCGTCGGTGGAAAACCGAGAAGTAGCTGCGCTCATCGGCCCCTTAACTGCAAACACCCCCGAGCAGCAAATGCATGAGGCCTTGGACAGGGCCTTCGCCATACTTGCAGGTGATGCCGAAACCCTTGCCAAGATTGATGGCTATGTAAAATCCCTGGAGGCTGCGGCCAGCGGCCTGGATGATGAAGACTTCAAGCTGCGTTTTCAGACCTATGTGTCACGCAACAACCCGCCGGCCCAGGTCTTTGGCAGCTTATTCACCTCTTTTGCCGCTGCCGGACGGACGCCGCTGGTGGTAGGCGTCAACATCCTCGGGCCGGAAAATCGGCATGTGGCGATGCGTGATTACAGCCTGCATATGAAGATGTTCGAGTTTTTCAAAAGGCACTACCCCGGCGTCAAACTGTCCCTGCATGCCGGTGAACTGGTGCTGGGGATGATACCGCCCGAGGGCCTGCGCCATCATATTCGTGAGGCAGTGCTGGTCGCCGGTGCCGATCGTATCGGCCATGGCATCGATATCGCCCATGAAACCGATGCCCCGCAGCTTCTTAACATCATGAAACAAAAGAAGGTCGCCGTTGAGGTCAATCTGACCAGCAACGAATTCATCCTCGGCATCAAAAACGAGGCCCATCCCGTAGGCCTGTATGCCAGACATGGGGTACCCTTCGTCATCTCCACCGACGACCCGGGGGTGTCGCGCAACAATTTGAGCGGAGAATACCTTCTCTATACCAGTCGCTATAAACCTTCCTACGACAATCTCAAAGAGGTCGTTTACAACAGTATCCACTTTTCCTTCCTGTCGAAAAACGAGAAGGCAGAGGAAATCGTCAAACTGGACAAGCGCTTCGCCCGGTTTGAGGCGCGCATTGCCAGCTTACCACCGCAAGCAAGGTAG